From uncultured Roseateles sp., the proteins below share one genomic window:
- a CDS encoding alpha/beta fold hydrolase — protein sequence MADGSGYHAPLWLPGGNAQTIWAALWARRFLGAKPTYRRERWATPDGDFIDVDHLVDDEVAAGTERPLLVLFHGLEGSSNSHYALAFASLARARGWAYAVPHFRGCSGELNLAPRAYHSGDYVEVGWMLAQLRAQHRGPIVAVGVSLGGNALLRWAQEAGHSAGATAQAVAAVCSPVDLAASGRAIGRGFNRLVYTRMFLRSMVPKALRKLQQHPGLFDGERLSAARDLYEFDNLFTAPLHGYRDTDDYWARASAKPHLKSLRIPALVMNARNDPFVPADCLPRESDIGPFVTLWQPRQGGHVGFPRGWPPGHVLAMPEAVCSWLAGSF from the coding sequence ATGGCCGACGGTTCCGGCTATCACGCGCCGCTGTGGCTGCCCGGCGGCAATGCGCAGACGATCTGGGCGGCACTGTGGGCGCGCCGTTTTCTGGGCGCCAAGCCGACCTACCGCCGCGAGCGCTGGGCCACGCCGGATGGCGACTTCATCGATGTCGATCATCTGGTCGATGATGAGGTCGCGGCCGGCACGGAACGCCCGCTGCTGGTGCTGTTCCACGGCCTGGAGGGCTCGTCCAACAGCCACTACGCGCTGGCCTTCGCCAGCCTGGCCCGGGCCCGCGGCTGGGCCTATGCGGTGCCGCATTTCCGCGGCTGCTCGGGCGAACTGAATCTGGCGCCTCGCGCCTACCACTCGGGCGACTATGTCGAGGTCGGCTGGATGCTGGCGCAGCTGCGCGCCCAGCACCGCGGGCCCATCGTCGCCGTCGGGGTGTCGCTGGGTGGCAATGCGCTGCTGCGCTGGGCCCAGGAGGCCGGCCACAGCGCGGGTGCCACGGCCCAGGCGGTGGCGGCGGTGTGCTCCCCGGTCGATCTGGCGGCCAGCGGCCGCGCCATAGGCCGCGGCTTCAACCGCCTCGTCTACACCCGCATGTTCCTGCGCAGCATGGTGCCCAAGGCCCTGCGCAAGCTGCAACAGCACCCGGGCCTGTTCGACGGCGAGCGCCTGAGCGCTGCGCGCGATCTGTACGAGTTCGACAATCTGTTCACCGCGCCGCTGCATGGCTACCGCGACACCGACGACTACTGGGCCCGCGCCTCGGCCAAGCCGCATCTGAAAAGCCTGCGCATCCCGGCCCTGGTGATGAACGCCCGCAACGACCCCTTCGTGCCGGCCGACTGCCTGCCGCGCGAGTCCGACATCGGCCCCTTTGTCACGCTGTGGCAACCGCGCCAGGGCGGCCATGTCGGCTTTCCCCGGGGCTGGCCGCCGGGCCATGTGCTGGCCATGCCCGAGGCCGTCTGCAGCTGGCTGGCCGGTTCCTTCTGA
- a CDS encoding nuclear transport factor 2 family protein: MPLRKARAAALLSSPEDTEAQFYEALQQGDLDRLMAVWADEDEVSCVHPGGPRVVGVGAIRASFEAVLSQGPVSAVPERVRTLSNGETAVHNVLERVQVQGPKGPQSAWVIATNVYLKTAMGWRMVVHHASPGTAHDVQEIIETPAVLH; this comes from the coding sequence ATGCCTTTGCGCAAAGCCCGCGCCGCCGCCCTGCTGTCCTCGCCCGAAGACACCGAGGCGCAGTTCTACGAAGCGCTGCAACAGGGCGATCTGGACCGGCTGATGGCCGTCTGGGCCGATGAGGACGAGGTCTCCTGCGTGCACCCGGGCGGCCCGCGGGTGGTGGGCGTTGGCGCGATACGCGCCAGCTTCGAGGCGGTGCTGAGCCAGGGGCCGGTGAGTGCCGTGCCCGAGCGGGTGCGTACCCTCAGCAATGGCGAGACCGCCGTCCACAACGTGCTGGAGCGGGTGCAGGTGCAGGGCCCCAAGGGCCCGCAAAGCGCCTGGGTGATTGCCACCAACGTCTATCTGAAGACGGCCATGGGCTGGCGCATGGTCGTGCACCACGCCAGCCCCGGCACGGCCCATGACGTGCAGGAGATCATCGAAACGCCGGCCGTGCTGCACTGA
- a CDS encoding zinc-finger domain-containing protein, with amino-acid sequence MSESKSLVEVTAAELQGPGVVACPNPKMALWSNHPKVFIDVVGNADGGKCPYCGTVYRLKAGEVVHAHH; translated from the coding sequence ATGAGCGAATCCAAATCCCTGGTTGAAGTCACCGCCGCCGAGCTGCAAGGCCCCGGCGTTGTCGCCTGCCCGAATCCCAAGATGGCGCTGTGGAGCAACCACCCCAAGGTCTTCATCGATGTGGTCGGCAATGCCGATGGCGGCAAGTGCCCGTACTGCGGCACCGTCTATCGCCTGAAGGCCGGTGAAGTCGTGCACGCGCATCACTGA
- a CDS encoding branched-chain amino acid transaminase: MSMDDRDGKIWMDGELVEWRDAKVHVLTHTLHYGCGAFEGVRAYKTADGGTSIFRLKEHTERLFNSAKILRMKIPFSPEQVMEAQKAAVRENHLDSAYIRPLIWIGSEKLGVSPKGAKVHLMVAAWSWGAYLGEDGMKRGIRVKTSSFTRHHVNITMTQAKTVSNYTNSILANMEATDDGYDEALLLDASGFVSEGAGENLFIINKGVVYTPDLSAGALNGITRNTIFSICEDLGLKLVEKRITRDEVYICDEAFFTGTAAEVTPIRELDRIEIGAGSRGPITEKIQAAFFDIVHGRNPKYASWLSKI, from the coding sequence ATGTCCATGGACGACCGCGACGGCAAGATCTGGATGGATGGCGAACTCGTCGAATGGCGAGATGCCAAGGTCCATGTGCTGACGCACACGCTGCACTACGGTTGCGGCGCCTTCGAGGGCGTGCGCGCCTACAAGACGGCCGATGGCGGCACCTCCATCTTCCGGCTCAAGGAGCACACCGAGCGGCTGTTCAACAGCGCCAAGATCCTGCGCATGAAGATTCCGTTCAGCCCCGAGCAGGTGATGGAAGCGCAGAAGGCCGCCGTGCGCGAGAACCATCTCGACAGCGCCTACATCCGCCCGCTGATCTGGATCGGCTCCGAGAAGCTGGGCGTCAGCCCCAAGGGTGCCAAGGTGCACCTGATGGTCGCCGCCTGGTCCTGGGGCGCCTACCTCGGTGAAGACGGCATGAAGCGCGGCATCCGTGTCAAGACCTCCAGCTTCACCCGCCACCACGTCAACATCACGATGACGCAGGCCAAGACGGTGTCCAACTACACCAACTCCATACTGGCCAATATGGAAGCCACCGACGACGGCTATGACGAGGCGCTGCTGCTCGACGCCTCGGGCTTTGTCTCCGAGGGCGCGGGCGAGAACCTGTTCATCATCAACAAGGGCGTGGTCTACACGCCTGACCTGTCGGCCGGCGCGCTGAACGGCATCACCCGCAACACCATCTTCTCGATCTGCGAGGACCTGGGCCTGAAGCTGGTCGAGAAGCGCATCACCCGCGACGAGGTCTATATCTGCGACGAGGCCTTCTTCACCGGCACCGCCGCCGAAGTGACGCCCATCCGCGAGCTCGACCGCATCGAGATCGGCGCCGGCTCGCGCGGCCCCATCACCGAGAAGATCCAGGCGGCATTCTTCGACATCGTGCACGGGCGCAACCCCAAGTACGCGTCGTGGCTTTCGAAGATCTGA
- a CDS encoding PEP-CTERM sorting domain-containing protein, producing MKFKAALFSMAAATVLAANPASALTVFSLNQTQTSGLGSGPFGTVTLAQDGLNAVDVTVSLLAGYKFVETGGPHDAFTFSLGNLASYTVSDIAWTAAAGTAANKIKPYIALSGGSNPSFGSFSGKLQCNGCGNGGSNAFATGLSFTVNATGITESSFVANAAHYVFSADVLRTATGTTGAIGAMTPAVPEPESYALMLAGLAAVGFVARRRNRA from the coding sequence ATGAAATTCAAAGCAGCTCTCTTCAGCATGGCCGCCGCCACCGTTCTGGCCGCCAACCCGGCCAGCGCGCTGACAGTGTTCAGCCTGAACCAGACACAGACCAGCGGCCTGGGCAGCGGCCCCTTCGGCACCGTGACCCTGGCGCAAGATGGCCTGAACGCGGTTGATGTGACCGTCTCCCTGCTCGCCGGCTACAAGTTCGTCGAGACCGGTGGTCCGCACGATGCCTTCACCTTCAGCCTCGGCAATCTGGCCAGCTACACGGTCAGCGACATCGCCTGGACCGCGGCCGCAGGCACGGCGGCCAACAAGATCAAGCCCTATATCGCGCTCAGCGGCGGCTCCAACCCGTCGTTCGGCAGCTTCAGCGGCAAGCTGCAGTGCAATGGTTGCGGCAATGGCGGATCGAATGCCTTTGCCACCGGCCTGTCCTTCACCGTCAACGCCACCGGCATCACCGAAAGCAGCTTTGTCGCCAACGCCGCGCACTATGTGTTCTCGGCCGATGTGCTCAGGACTGCCACCGGCACGACCGGCGCCATCGGCGCGATGACACCGGCCGTGCCCGAGCCCGAGAGCTATGCGCTGATGCTGGCCGGCCTGGCCGCCGTGGGTTTTGTGGCGCGTCGCCGCAACCGCGCCTGA
- the radA gene encoding DNA repair protein RadA has protein sequence MAKEKSIYTCNECGGTSAKWLGKCPHCNAWNTMIESVAEAPGGSGKNNRYQALAKSQPVATLSEIEASDFERTPTGQEELDRVLGGGIVEGGVVLIGGDPGIGKSTLLLQAIDDLSARLKVLYVTGEESGAQIAMRSRRLGLAGTRVRVLAEISLEKILATLEQEQPAFCVIDSIQTLYSEHLSSAPGSVAQVRECAAQLTRTAKASGCAIVLVGHVTKEGAIAGPRVLEHIVDTVLYFEGDTHSSFRLVRAIKNRFGAVNEIGVFAMTDKGLKGVANPSAIFLSTHGEPVPGSCVLVTLEGTRPMLVELQALVDSGGPSPRRLSVGLDRDRLAMLLAVLHRHAGVVTNDQDVFINAVGGVRISEPAADLAVMLAIQSSLRGKPLPRGFIAFGEVGLAGEVRPAPRGQERLKEAAKLGFSVAIVPKANAPKKPIEGLTVHAVERIEQAIDLLRELA, from the coding sequence ATGGCCAAAGAAAAATCGATCTACACCTGCAACGAATGCGGCGGCACCAGCGCCAAGTGGCTGGGCAAATGCCCGCACTGCAATGCCTGGAACACGATGATAGAGAGCGTGGCCGAGGCGCCCGGGGGCAGTGGCAAGAACAACCGCTACCAGGCCCTGGCCAAGAGCCAGCCGGTGGCGACCTTGAGCGAGATCGAGGCCAGCGACTTCGAGCGCACGCCCACCGGCCAGGAGGAACTGGACCGGGTGCTGGGCGGTGGCATTGTCGAGGGCGGCGTGGTGCTGATCGGCGGCGACCCCGGCATCGGCAAGTCCACCCTGCTGCTGCAGGCCATCGACGATTTGTCGGCCCGGCTGAAGGTGCTCTACGTCACCGGCGAGGAGTCGGGTGCGCAGATCGCGATGCGCTCGCGCCGGCTCGGACTGGCTGGCACGCGGGTGCGGGTGCTGGCCGAGATCAGCCTGGAGAAGATACTGGCCACCTTGGAGCAGGAGCAACCGGCGTTTTGCGTCATCGACTCGATCCAGACCCTCTACTCCGAGCACCTGTCCTCGGCCCCGGGCTCGGTGGCCCAGGTGCGCGAATGCGCGGCCCAGCTGACGCGCACCGCCAAGGCCAGCGGCTGCGCCATCGTGCTGGTGGGCCATGTGACGAAGGAGGGAGCGATCGCCGGCCCCCGCGTGCTGGAGCACATTGTCGACACGGTGCTGTACTTCGAGGGCGACACGCACTCGAGCTTCCGCCTGGTGCGGGCGATCAAGAACCGCTTCGGCGCGGTCAACGAGATCGGCGTGTTCGCGATGACCGACAAGGGCCTGAAGGGCGTGGCCAATCCGAGCGCAATCTTTCTGTCCACCCACGGCGAGCCGGTGCCGGGCTCCTGCGTGCTGGTGACGCTGGAGGGCACGCGGCCCATGCTGGTCGAGCTGCAGGCCCTGGTGGACAGCGGCGGACCGAGCCCGCGCCGCCTCTCGGTGGGCCTGGACCGCGACCGCCTGGCCATGCTGCTGGCCGTGCTTCACCGCCACGCCGGCGTGGTCACCAATGACCAGGACGTGTTCATCAACGCGGTGGGCGGTGTGCGCATCAGCGAGCCGGCCGCCGATCTGGCGGTGATGCTGGCGATCCAGAGCTCGCTGCGCGGCAAGCCGCTGCCGCGCGGCTTCATCGCCTTCGGCGAGGTCGGCCTGGCCGGTGAGGTGCGGCCGGCCCCGCGCGGCCAGGAGCGGCTCAAGGAGGCCGCCAAGCTGGGCTTCAGCGTCGCCATCGTGCCCAAGGCGAACGCGCCGAAGAAGCCCATCGAAGGGCTGACCGTGCATGCGGTGGAACGGATCGAGCAGGCGATCGATCTGCTGAGGGAACTGGCCTGA
- a CDS encoding LysE family transporter: MDFSVWLTFFAASWAISLSPGAGAIAAMSSGLNHGFKRGYFTTFGLILGILTQVVVVGAGLGALIAASTLGFTLVKWLGVAYLAWLGIQQWRAPAKPLVAADGDSRPVTRRQLVLRGWMINAVNPKGTVFLLAVVPQFLDLHQSLAPQYAVIGATICFTDLVVMAGYTVLASRVLSVLRSESHIKALNRTFGTLFIAAGVLLAGFKRAA, from the coding sequence ATGGACTTCTCCGTCTGGTTGACCTTTTTCGCCGCCTCCTGGGCCATCAGCCTGTCGCCGGGCGCCGGCGCCATCGCAGCCATGAGTTCGGGGCTGAACCACGGTTTCAAGCGCGGCTACTTCACCACCTTCGGGCTGATCCTGGGCATCCTGACCCAGGTCGTCGTGGTCGGTGCCGGGCTGGGTGCGCTGATCGCGGCGTCGACCTTGGGTTTCACCCTGGTCAAGTGGCTGGGCGTGGCCTATCTGGCCTGGCTGGGCATCCAGCAGTGGCGGGCGCCGGCCAAGCCGCTGGTGGCGGCCGATGGCGACAGCCGGCCGGTGACGCGGCGCCAGCTGGTGCTGCGCGGCTGGATGATCAATGCGGTCAACCCCAAGGGCACGGTGTTCCTGCTGGCCGTGGTGCCGCAGTTCCTGGACCTGCACCAGTCGCTGGCCCCTCAATATGCGGTGATCGGCGCGACGATCTGCTTCACCGATCTGGTGGTCATGGCCGGCTACACGGTACTGGCCTCGCGCGTGCTGTCGGTGCTGCGTTCTGAATCGCATATCAAGGCCCTGAACCGCACGTTCGGCACGCTGTTCATTGCCGCCGGCGTCCTGCTGGCCGGCTTCAAGCGCGCCGCCTGA
- a CDS encoding DMT family transporter — protein MSRFSDRSLFWGPTLIWASTWHVILYQLDSTVPVLNSVGWRFGLAALMLFAVARWQGSSLKMPLSAHGLMLATGIVQYSGNYWSVYQAERHIPSGLVAVLFCLMVFINALSGRVFFGQRVTRRFLFASSGGVIGVVMIFWPEIAETGARPTAALGLGLGLLAVLAACIGNVLTLTLTRRSLPLIPILAWSMGYGALFLLLMSLLTGQGLHFDWRPGYVLSLLYLTVFGSVTAFVLYFKLAQRQGTARAALTGVVIPVIALVISAALEGWQPSVLSLAGMALCLGSIFVATRRA, from the coding sequence ATGTCGAGGTTTTCGGATCGATCACTGTTCTGGGGCCCGACCCTGATCTGGGCCTCGACCTGGCATGTGATCCTGTACCAGCTGGACAGCACGGTGCCGGTGCTCAACTCGGTCGGCTGGCGCTTCGGCCTGGCGGCGCTGATGCTGTTCGCCGTGGCCCGCTGGCAGGGCAGCTCGCTGAAGATGCCGCTGTCGGCCCACGGGCTGATGCTGGCCACCGGCATCGTGCAGTACAGCGGCAACTACTGGTCGGTCTACCAGGCCGAGCGCCACATTCCCAGCGGCCTGGTGGCGGTGCTGTTCTGCCTGATGGTGTTCATCAACGCGCTGTCGGGCCGGGTGTTCTTCGGCCAGCGGGTGACGCGGCGCTTTCTGTTCGCGTCCAGCGGCGGCGTGATCGGCGTGGTGATGATCTTCTGGCCCGAGATTGCCGAAACCGGGGCGCGGCCCACCGCCGCCCTGGGCCTGGGGCTGGGCTTGCTGGCTGTGCTGGCTGCCTGCATCGGCAATGTGCTGACGCTGACGCTGACGCGCCGCAGCCTGCCGCTGATCCCCATCCTGGCCTGGAGCATGGGCTATGGCGCGCTGTTCCTGCTGCTGATGTCGCTGCTCACCGGCCAGGGCCTGCACTTCGACTGGCGGCCCGGTTATGTGCTGAGCCTGCTCTACCTGACGGTGTTCGGCTCGGTCACCGCCTTCGTGCTGTATTTCAAGCTCGCCCAGCGCCAGGGCACGGCCCGCGCGGCGCTGACCGGGGTGGTGATTCCGGTCATCGCGCTGGTGATCTCGGCCGCACTGGAGGGCTGGCAGCCCAGCGTCCTGTCGCTGGCCGGCATGGCGCTGTGCCTGGGCAGCATCTTCGTGGCCACGCGGCGCGCCTGA
- a CDS encoding response regulator transcription factor: protein MTDPVAGPDLGGSYLVVDDHPLMREAMASLVRDIAPAAAVAMAGSVAEALRLADSGVIRALIVDLNLPDGDGAVLVTELRRRSPELPILVLTACEDHAQVRRLIAAGATGFAPKSAGPATLSAALRLVLAGQTYVPPLMLALPDVELDEMGEAATMAPTAGKLTPRQLEVLRLVCDGLSNKHISRRLGLAERTIKVHVGAIFRALGVSNRTQAAREARTQRLL from the coding sequence ATGACCGACCCGGTGGCCGGCCCGGACCTCGGCGGCAGCTACCTCGTCGTTGACGACCATCCGCTGATGCGCGAGGCCATGGCCAGCCTGGTGCGCGACATCGCGCCCGCCGCCGCCGTGGCGATGGCCGGCAGCGTGGCCGAGGCGCTGCGGCTCGCCGACAGCGGCGTGATCCGCGCGCTGATCGTCGATCTGAACCTGCCGGACGGCGATGGCGCCGTGCTGGTGACCGAACTGCGCCGGCGCAGCCCCGAGCTGCCCATCCTGGTGCTGACCGCCTGCGAAGACCATGCCCAGGTGCGCCGCCTGATCGCCGCCGGCGCGACCGGCTTCGCGCCCAAGTCGGCCGGCCCGGCCACGCTGTCGGCGGCCCTGCGCCTGGTGCTGGCCGGCCAGACCTATGTGCCACCGCTGATGCTGGCTCTGCCGGACGTCGAGCTGGACGAGATGGGCGAGGCCGCCACGATGGCACCGACGGCTGGCAAGCTCACGCCCCGCCAGCTGGAGGTGCTGCGCCTGGTCTGCGACGGCCTGTCCAACAAGCACATCAGCCGCCGGCTGGGCCTGGCCGAGCGCACCATCAAGGTTCATGTCGGCGCCATCTTCCGTGCGCTGGGCGTCAGCAACCGCACCCAGGCGGCCCGCGAGGCCCGCACGCAGCGCCTGCTGTAG
- a CDS encoding hybrid sensor histidine kinase/response regulator, with amino-acid sequence MAPSTAASPLEARILADQVTALQRTLPSIILGNTLTPLVVLVCVKGLVSTVALGSWFALQMLHSAFNAWAWWLTRHRPAHPRNAPARARAIIIASGLSGLLWAAGLVFLWPPERLDLQILLIFLIGGMTSSAMHALSVLLPAYYAFLVPSVVSVVGMSLWAGSVAHLAVAATVLAFGLTSIRFAASLNRTLRDSLRSRYTVAELAADLQLQKERAETASLDKSRFLAAASHDLRQPVHALSLFLSALRKQPMTVEGERLATHAAHAVETMADLFNSLLDVSRLDAGMVHPERRRFPVAPLLERVAEQEQPSAAAAGLRLRLRLPRQPLWTETDPVLLERVLRNLVSNALRYTDRGTVLIALRRGAGGWVLQVRDSGIGIPPERQADVFQEFVQLHNPERDRNKGLGLGLAIVRRTVELLGLPLHLRSAPGRGTVFTLALPVVAPAGAGVTAVDEGPAAPPPDSAPPPGLFVAVIDDDADILAAMEAVLSGWGCKVLTAGDAAELLAALLLEPATPDLLISDFRLRERASGLDAVARLRDEYNQDIPAILITGDTAPERLVEAQASGLLLLHKPVATEDLRVAIAQALAQGRRADTEEAAAAAEAAL; translated from the coding sequence ATGGCCCCATCCACCGCCGCCAGCCCGCTGGAGGCGCGCATCCTGGCCGACCAAGTGACCGCGCTGCAGCGCACCCTGCCCTCCATCATCCTGGGCAACACGCTGACACCCCTGGTCGTGCTGGTCTGCGTCAAGGGGCTGGTCAGCACGGTGGCGCTGGGCAGCTGGTTTGCGCTGCAAATGCTGCACAGCGCCTTCAACGCCTGGGCCTGGTGGCTCACCCGCCACCGGCCGGCCCACCCGCGCAATGCGCCTGCCCGCGCCCGCGCCATCATCATCGCCTCGGGCTTGAGCGGCCTGCTGTGGGCTGCGGGCCTGGTGTTTCTGTGGCCCCCGGAGCGGCTGGACCTGCAGATCCTGCTGATTTTTCTGATCGGCGGCATGACCAGCAGCGCCATGCATGCGCTGTCGGTGCTGCTGCCGGCCTATTACGCCTTCCTGGTGCCCAGCGTGGTGAGCGTCGTCGGCATGAGTCTGTGGGCCGGCAGCGTGGCCCACCTGGCGGTGGCAGCCACGGTGCTGGCCTTCGGCCTGACCTCGATCCGCTTCGCCGCCAGCCTGAACCGAACGCTGCGCGACTCGCTGCGCAGCCGCTACACCGTCGCCGAGTTGGCGGCCGATCTGCAGCTGCAGAAGGAGCGCGCCGAAACCGCCAGCCTGGACAAGAGCCGCTTTCTGGCCGCTGCCAGCCATGACCTGCGCCAGCCGGTGCATGCGCTGTCGCTGTTTCTCAGCGCCCTGCGCAAGCAGCCGATGACGGTCGAGGGCGAGCGCCTGGCCACCCATGCCGCCCACGCGGTGGAGACCATGGCCGACCTGTTCAACTCGCTGCTCGATGTGTCGCGGCTGGACGCCGGCATGGTGCACCCCGAGCGGCGCCGCTTCCCCGTGGCGCCGCTGCTGGAGCGGGTGGCCGAGCAGGAGCAGCCCAGCGCCGCCGCCGCCGGCCTGCGCCTGCGCCTGCGCCTGCCGCGCCAGCCGCTGTGGACAGAGACCGATCCGGTGCTGCTCGAACGGGTGCTGCGCAATCTGGTGTCAAACGCGCTGCGCTACACCGACCGGGGCACGGTCTTGATCGCGCTGCGTCGCGGGGCGGGCGGCTGGGTGCTGCAGGTGCGCGACAGTGGCATCGGCATTCCGCCGGAGCGCCAGGCCGATGTGTTCCAGGAGTTTGTGCAACTGCATAACCCGGAACGCGACCGCAACAAGGGCCTGGGCCTGGGCCTGGCCATCGTGCGGCGCACCGTCGAGCTGCTGGGCCTGCCGCTGCACCTGCGCTCGGCGCCGGGACGCGGCACGGTCTTCACGCTGGCGCTGCCCGTCGTCGCACCGGCCGGTGCGGGGGTGACAGCCGTCGATGAGGGTCCGGCGGCCCCGCCCCCCGACAGCGCCCCGCCGCCGGGCCTGTTCGTGGCGGTGATCGACGACGACGCCGACATCCTCGCCGCGATGGAGGCGGTGCTGTCCGGCTGGGGCTGCAAGGTGCTGACGGCCGGCGACGCGGCGGAGCTGCTGGCGGCCCTGCTGCTGGAGCCGGCCACACCCGATCTGCTGATCAGCGACTTCCGTCTGCGCGAGAGGGCCAGCGGACTGGATGCCGTGGCGCGGCTGCGCGACGAGTACAACCAGGACATACCCGCCATCCTGATCACCGGCGACACCGCGCCCGAGCGCCTGGTCGAGGCCCAGGCCAGCGGCCTGCTGCTGCTGCACAAGCCGGTGGCGACCGAGGACCTGCGGGTGGCCATCGCCCAGGCCCTGGCCCAAGGCCGGCGGGCGGATACGGAAGAGGCGGCAGCCGCCGCGGAGGCCGCCTTGTGA
- a CDS encoding response regulator transcription factor — protein sequence MRHVLVVDDHRLMGEAVAALVREVEPALRVSVTGSLQQALALAERDAPDAAIVDLQLPDGRGETLMQALRRRRPALPMLVFSACEPDEAGLARLFALGARRFCAKSAGHDALLAALRQLLAPVSLAAPQLELLRLLCQDLSSQDIGRRLGLAPAATRDSIDGLFRLLQVRSRSQIVAVARAQGLID from the coding sequence ATGCGCCATGTGCTGGTTGTCGATGATCACCGGCTGATGGGCGAGGCGGTGGCGGCGCTGGTGCGCGAGGTCGAGCCGGCGCTGCGGGTGTCGGTCACCGGCAGCCTGCAGCAGGCGCTGGCGCTGGCCGAGCGCGACGCCCCCGACGCGGCCATCGTCGATCTGCAACTGCCCGACGGCCGCGGCGAGACCCTGATGCAGGCGCTGCGCCGCCGCCGCCCGGCCCTGCCCATGCTGGTGTTCAGCGCCTGCGAGCCCGATGAGGCCGGCCTGGCCCGCCTGTTCGCGCTGGGCGCCCGGCGCTTCTGCGCCAAATCGGCCGGCCACGATGCGCTGCTCGCCGCGCTGCGCCAGTTGCTCGCCCCCGTCAGCCTGGCGGCGCCGCAGCTGGAGCTGCTGCGCCTGCTGTGCCAGGACTTGTCCAGTCAGGACATAGGCCGCCGCCTGGGCCTGGCGCCGGCGGCCACGCGCGACAGCATCGACGGCCTGTTCCGCCTGCTGCAGGTGCGCAGCCGCAGCCAGATCGTGGCGGTGGCCCGGGCGCAGGGCCTGATCGATTAG
- a CDS encoding PEP-CTERM sorting domain-containing protein: MNRKLLSGITALAAGLALAGPAPAQVSAQGQISGLSFELIDLDPGDGLAPSASWLNGSSLISGEIGGGNPAALPFSLFLPSAGGPLAASTGASGSSAAAAVTATGLQAGGSSGGGSFYASAISGYGLNFGGILLGAKTGLRLNLSYQLDAAVSGLAPDCLSCDSAQVNLTVLMLGSASALPVFHTAYAAAYADLGPAADSVGDTLLLQLDNAGADAISVSAGLTLIAQGQSFATPVPEPATAALLLAGLGLMARRRLATRSLSGLGMGSRRSELPGQTRRRSRCGMHPHKASATTDGRANRFGPSGWGALGAQTSLQMRAGCTTRLCFAPSLLPQGVPTRTHPQARQAPRT, encoded by the coding sequence ATGAACCGCAAGCTACTGTCCGGCATCACCGCACTCGCCGCCGGCCTGGCCCTGGCCGGGCCCGCGCCGGCCCAGGTCAGCGCCCAGGGCCAGATCAGCGGCCTGAGCTTCGAGCTGATCGACCTCGACCCCGGCGACGGGCTGGCGCCCAGCGCCAGCTGGCTGAACGGCAGCAGCCTGATCAGCGGCGAGATCGGTGGCGGCAACCCCGCGGCCCTGCCCTTCAGCCTCTTCCTGCCCAGCGCCGGCGGACCGCTGGCGGCTTCGACCGGGGCCTCGGGGTCCAGCGCGGCGGCGGCGGTCACGGCCACCGGCCTGCAGGCCGGCGGCAGCAGCGGGGGCGGCAGCTTCTATGCCTCGGCCATCAGCGGCTATGGCCTGAACTTCGGCGGCATCCTGCTCGGCGCCAAGACCGGGCTGCGCCTGAATCTGAGCTACCAGCTCGATGCCGCGGTGAGCGGCCTGGCCCCCGACTGCCTGAGCTGCGACAGCGCCCAGGTGAACCTGACGGTGCTGATGCTGGGCTCGGCCTCGGCGCTGCCGGTGTTCCACACCGCCTACGCCGCGGCCTATGCCGATCTGGGCCCGGCCGCCGACAGCGTCGGCGACACGCTGCTGCTGCAGCTGGACAATGCCGGCGCCGATGCGATCAGCGTCAGCGCCGGCCTGACCCTGATCGCCCAGGGCCAGAGCTTTGCCACACCGGTGCCCGAGCCCGCCACGGCGGCCCTGCTACTGGCCGGCCTGGGCCTGATGGCAAGGCGGCGCCTGGCCACTAGGAGCCTGTCGGGCTTGGGGATGGGTTCGCGCCGAAGCGAGTTGCCCGGCCAGACTAGGCGCCGGAGCCGCTGTGGGATGCACCCCCACAAGGCTTCGGCAACAACGGATGGCCGGGCAAATCGCTTCGGCCCTTCGGGTTGGGGCGCCTTGGGGGCACAGACGTCGTTGCAAATGCGCGCCGGGTGTACAACCCGGCTGTGCTTTGCGCCTAGCCTGCTCCCCCAAGGCGTCCCAACGCGAACCCATCCCCAAGCCCGACAGGCTCCTAGGACCTGA